TGCGGTCCAGCCCGAATGTGACAATGCGGCGCGGGGCCGCGAGGCTTTTCCAAAGTTCACTGTAGGCGTCGTCGGCGTTGATCACGGCGGTGCCGTCATCGGCGAGACCGGCGAAAATCTCACCCTTCGCGTGCGCGATCGCCGCCACGCTCCCCAGCCCGGCGAGGTGCGCCTCGGCGGCATTGGTGATGAGCGCGACCGTCGGGCGCGTGAGGCGCGTGAGGTATTCGATTTCGCCGCGGTGGTTCATGCCCATCTCGACAACCGCGTAGGTGTCGTCGGCGCGCAAACGCAACAGCGTCAGCGGTACGCCGATGTCGTTATTGAGGTTGCCGCGCGTGACACAGCCTTTCCCGCGGCGCGCGAGAATCGCCGCCAGCATTTCCTTGACCGTGGTCTTGCCATTACTGCCGGTGACCGCGATCAGCGGCATCCGGAACTGCTTGCGCCAGAAAGCGGCGAAAACGCCGAGCGCCCGGCGCGTGTTTGGCGTTTCGACATACGGCAGCGGCGTCTCCAGCGCGCGTTCGAACAACGCACCGGCGGCACCGGCGGCGATGGCCTCGGACAGGAAGCTGTGGCCGTCGAAGCGCGGGCCGGTGAGCGCGACGAACAGATCGCCCTTGGCGAGCGTGCGCGTGTCGGTCGAGACACCGGTGAATACCGCGTCGCGTCCGTGGTGCGTCGCCTGGAGTTTGTCGGCAAGCAGGCTTAGAGACATCACGCCGCCTCCCCCAATAGTTCCTGCACGGTTTTTCCGTCACTGTACGGCAGACGCGCATCGCCGATTTGCTGGTAGTCCTCGTGCCCCTTGCCGGCCACGAGCACGATGTCGTCGGCACCGGCCATTTCGATCGCCGCCGCGATCGCGGCGCGCCGGTCGCGGATTACGCGCGGCGGCCGGCGCATGCCGGCGAGGATGTCGCCGATGATTTTCTCCGGCGCCTCGTGGCGCGGGTTGTCGTCGGTTA
This DNA window, taken from Gemmatimonadales bacterium, encodes the following:
- the murF gene encoding UDP-N-acetylmuramoyl-tripeptide--D-alanyl-D-alanine ligase, whose product is MSLSLLADKLQATHHGRDAVFTGVSTDTRTLAKGDLFVALTGPRFDGHSFLSEAIAAGAAGALFERALETPLPYVETPNTRRALGVFAAFWRKQFRMPLIAVTGSNGKTTVKEMLAAILARRGKGCVTRGNLNNDIGVPLTLLRLRADDTYAVVEMGMNHRGEIEYLTRLTRPTVALITNAAEAHLAGLGSVAAIAHAKGEIFAGLADDGTAVINADDAYSELWKSLAAPRRIVTFGLDRKADVSADVALDGDGCAFRLKTPEGELDMRLPLLGKHNALNALGATATALAAGAALPEVRAGLEKLKAVSGRLEVKPGINGTRVIDDTYNANPASLAAGLQVLRDFPGERALVLGDMAELGPAAVDIHRRVGELAKGLGIQRLFALGEL